One Marasmius oreades isolate 03SP1 chromosome 2, whole genome shotgun sequence DNA segment encodes these proteins:
- a CDS encoding uncharacterized protein (MEROPS:MER0000941), with protein sequence MKLSAVFLALIPFVFADVHKIKLEKVPPSLPNPDLEVLHLANKYESSSQTPLMGAGGQGRRFRQGDLYWTQEMAKGGHNVPLSNYMNAQYFSEISIGTPPQSFKVVLDTGSSNLWVPSKKCTSIACFLHTKYDSSASSTYKANGTEFEIHYGSGSMAGFVSNDIVAIGDLSITNQDFAEATQEPGLAFAFGKFDGILGLGYDTIAVKHMTPPFYNMINKGLLDKPVFSFRLGVSEADGGEAIFGGIDKSAYKGDLTYIPVRRKAYWEVELEKVAFGEDELELENTGAAIDTGTSLIALPTDMAEMLNAQIGAKKSWNGQYTVDCNRVASLPALTLTFGGKPFPLKGTDYILEVQGTCISSFTGLDMPGSPLWIIGDVFLRRYYTVYDLGRNAVGFAEAA encoded by the exons ATGAAGCTTTCCGCAGTATTCCTTGCTCTCATTCCTTTTGTTTTTGCAGACGTTCATAAGATCAAACTAGAGAAAGTTCCTCCCTCACTTCCCAATCCTGACCTTGAGGTTCTACACCTTGCAAACAAGTATGAATCCTCTTCTCAGACCCCTCTCATGGGTGCTGGAGGGCAGGGAAGGCGCTTCAGGCAAGGTGACTTGTACTGGACACAGGAAATGGCCAAAGGTGGCCATAACGTGCCCCTTAGTA ACTACATGAATGCACAATACTTCTCGGAGATCTCTATTGGAACACCCCCGCAGTCG TTCAAAGTCGTATTGGACACAGG TTCTAGCAATCTTTGGGTCCCGAGCAAGAAATGCACATCGATTGCTTGCTTTTTGCATACCAAATACGATTCCTCAGCATCCTCTACGTACAAAGCGAATGGTACCGAATTCGAGATCCATTATGGTTCCGGGTCGATGGCCGGCTTCGTTTCCAATGACATAGTCGCCATTGGTGACCTCAGCATTACCAATCAAGATTTTGCTGAGGCAACCCAAGAACCAGGTCTCGCATTTGCATTTGGAAA GTTCGATGGCATCCTAGGCCTTGGATACGACACTATCGCCGTCAAACACATGACACCACCCTTTTACAACATGATCAACAAGGGACTACTTGATAAACCTGTCTTTTCCTTCCGCCTCGGCGTATCAGAGGCAGACGGGGGTGAAGCGATTTTCGGTGGTATCGATAAATCTGCCTACAAAGGCGATCTCACATATATACCTGTCCGTCGCAAGGCGTACTGGGAAGTTGAACTGGAGAAGGTTGCATTTGGCGAAGATGAACTGGAGTTGGAGAACACTGGTGCTGCTATTGATACCG GAACCTCCCTCATCGCTCTCCCCACTGATATGGCAGAAATGCTTAATGCCCAGATTGGTGCAAAGAAGAGCTGGAATGGACAATACACGGTCGATTGCAACAGGGTCGCCTCCCTTCCTGCACTGACACTCACTTTCGGTGGCAAGCCTTTCCCCCTCAAAGGCACCGATTATATACTTGAAGTACAGGGAACTTGCATCTCCTCCTTCACTGGCTTAGATATGCCTGGGTCTCCATTGTGGATCATTG gCGACGTCTTCCTTCGACGTTATTACACTGTGTACGACCTTGGAAGAAATGCTGTTGGTTTTGCCGAAGCTGCTTAA